In a genomic window of Chloroflexota bacterium:
- a CDS encoding transposase: protein MERDALAELSREQLIELVITLAAEVAELKRQRGQPPKTPGNSSVPPSVGFKANRAERRTRRRGRDGISRRRQAPDMIVRCRPTACVGRGAVLPEAGQRRVGRSQVIELPPIRPVVVEAWQYAASCAGCGQQTKGTYPAGLEPTQTFGLRVGALLAYFHERHHVGYARLGEVCRDLFGRAIHLHGIRDTLTPDSFTRRRRRIENAVDRSVFRAFLPDQPDTATARRLQARYQEHRTSLFVFFDRPDVPPTNNASEQDLRPSVIHR from the coding sequence ATGGAACGAGATGCGCTGGCGGAACTGAGCCGGGAGCAGTTGATTGAGCTGGTGATCACGCTCGCGGCGGAGGTCGCGGAGTTGAAGCGGCAGCGGGGGCAGCCGCCGAAGACGCCGGGCAACTCGTCGGTGCCGCCATCGGTGGGCTTCAAGGCGAATCGGGCGGAGCGTCGGACGCGGCGGCGCGGGCGCGACGGGATCAGCCGTCGGCGGCAGGCGCCGGACATGATCGTGCGCTGTCGGCCGACGGCCTGCGTGGGCCGTGGCGCGGTGTTGCCCGAGGCGGGGCAGCGTCGGGTGGGGCGGAGCCAGGTGATCGAGCTGCCGCCGATCCGTCCGGTGGTCGTGGAGGCGTGGCAGTATGCCGCGTCGTGTGCGGGGTGTGGGCAGCAGACCAAGGGCACGTATCCGGCCGGGCTGGAGCCGACCCAGACGTTCGGGCTGCGGGTCGGGGCACTCCTGGCGTACTTCCATGAGCGACACCACGTCGGCTACGCGCGGCTGGGCGAGGTCTGCCGGGACCTGTTCGGCCGGGCCATCCACCTGCACGGCATCCGCGACACCCTGACGCCCGACTCGTTCACCCGACGGCGGCGCCGCATCGAGAACGCCGTCGATCGCAGCGTCTTCCGGGCCTTCCTCCCAGACCAGCCCGACACCGCCACCGCCCGCCGCTTGCAGGCTCGCTATCAGGAGCACCGCACCAGCCTGTTCGTCTTCTTCGATCGCCCGGATGTCCCGCCCACCAACAACGCCTCCGAGCAGGATCTCCGCCCCTCCGTCATCCACCGCTAG